Part of the Methylomonas rapida genome is shown below.
GAACAGTAGCACCAACACGCCGCCTAAAGCCGCCAAACCGGCCGGCAGCATGGTCAAGCCTTCGAACCCAAACGAGGTGATCAACAAAAACAGCAAACCGGCACTGACGACCAAGGCCCAGCCGGTAGGTGCCAAAGCCTGCAGGCTTCCCTTGTAACGAAGCGCATCCATGACCGTAGCCAGCAAGATATGCAAGCAGCCGATGCACACCGAAATTTTCATCATCCGGTTAGAATCGTTCATATCGAAAACAAAAAACCAATCCAATACCGAACCTTCGCGTGGCAACACGCCGAAATAGCTGCCAATCAGCATGCCGTACAGCAGCGAACACAAAACGATGGCGGCGCACAGCGCCCGGAAACGGCGGCCTTTGGCGGATTCACCCATGCGCTTCCAGTAGAACCATAAGACAGCACCCAAGATCAAGGCATAGCCCGCATCGGCCAAGATCATCGCGAAAAACCAGGCAAACGAAATGAAAACGACCGGCGACGGATCCCAAGTACGGTAACCCGGCGTCATATAGAAATTCACCAAGTCTTCGCCGGCGGCCAGCCACGACGGATTGTCCAAGCAGGTCGGCGGCAGCTCATCCGGCTGGGCTGCTTGCACATCGATATGAATGCCGCGCCGGCGGGCGTAGTCGCCAAGTTCGGCGATACGGGCGGTGGGCGCCCAACCTTGCAATGCAAACAGGCCGGAGCGCTTGAGGCTCAGTCGTTCGGCAGCCGCCAATGCTACTTTGTCTTCCGAGGCGGCAATATTGTCTCGCAGCAAGCCGTACCAACGGGTCAAGTAGGCCCGTTCGGCTTGCGCGTCTTCTATGGCCAGCTCCACGTCCTCCAGGCGCGCTTCCAAGTGCCGGCGCGACTGGGAACCGATACGGACGCGGCCTACCGGCATGCCTGCCGGCTCGCCGGCCGAGACTACGACCAGATAGTTATGCCGATGATCTTTTTTGACGATCTGATAGGTCAGCGGCAACTGCCTGACCAACGTCATCTCGCGATGCGGGACGACGTAAAACCATAAGCGCAAATCCCCCATGTCCGCCAAGGGCGAAAACTCGAAATCGCCCCAAGGCCGCATGTCCTGGATGCGTTTGAACAAAAAATCACGCTCGTCGGTCAGGGCTTGCAGGCGTTGGCGCACCTCCAGCACCTTGCGCTCGGTTTCCAGCGCATCGAAGCGGCTACTGTCGGACACCTGGCGTCTGCGCTGTGGACAATCGTGCAGAAACTGCAGAGCCTCGCGCGCGCCAGCAGGAACCGGCGCCAAGCCGTCTGTACCGTCCCCTTTCGCTGCCAAAGCTTGAATATGCAAACAGCCCAAATTCTGCAAATCTTCCAACAAAAGCGACCGGTCTTCGGCCATGCCGATGAAAGTCACCTTATCCAGACTGACTATGCTCATTCCGCCTGCTCCGTGAGCGCGCTGCGCTCGTGTAGTTGTTTCGACTTGGCCAGTTTCGAGGCCACCACGGCGGCGCGTTCGGTTTCACCGAGATAGATGCGGATGCGCTGGATATGGGTATGCGCAGTCGGTATCAGGATTTTTTCGAACAAGTTGACCCGCTGCGTCACGCGCCGCAACTGCACGCGCAAAATCTCCAGGCGTTGCGCCGCGATTTCGGCGCGCAAGCGACTGGTTTTGGCGTCTTTCAGGCGCTGCACCAGAATGTCCAACCACGGCGGCGTCGCCAACGGCGAATAGTCGGCCACCTGGCAATCCAACGCTTGCAACACCGGCAGCCTGACGCCGACGACGTTTTGCTCGCCCAAGCGATAGCCTTTGACGACGACCAAATCCCGCAAACGCAAACCCTCATCGGCCAGCATCGGTAATTCCTGGCCGATCCGCGTTTCCAAGGCCTCGCTCAACGCAAGCGCCTCGGCGTACTCTTCTTCGGCTTTTTGCGCCTCCAGCGTCAATTGCCGGCGTTTCAAGTCCAGCGACGGCAGCAGGCGCTTATACAGTTTCAACTGCTCCTGCTGCTCGTGCATCGCGTGCTTGCTGAGTTTCAGCTTGGCCATGGCGGCTTACTCCCCTGCCTCGGCGGCCAGTTGTTCGGGATAAAATTTATCGACGAGATTTTTTTTCATCAATAACTCGTCTTTGCTGAAGCATTCCGCCAAGGTCTGCCAGCATAAATCCAAGGCCTCGATCACCGGCAGCGAGACGGCTATGTCCATGAAACGCTGTTTGAACAAGCCACCGAATTTCAACAGCTTGTGGTCGAAAGGGGACAATTCGAAAGCCATCGCCTGTTTCTTTTGCGCTTCGACGGCACCGGAATAGAAGCGAATCATCGTATTCATGATTTGACCGTGATCTTCGCGCGTGGCCTTGCCGATCACGTGTTGTTTCAGACGCGACAGGGACCCGAACGGATCGATGATGCCGTCGTGCAGATAAAACTGGCCTTCGGTGATGTAGCCGGTATTGTCCGGCACCGGGTGGGTGACGTCGTCGCCCGGCATAGTCGTGACGGTCAGTATCGTCACAGAACCGGCGCCCTTGAAATCGCAGGCCTTTTCATAACGTTGAGCGAACTGGGTATATAAATCGCCCATGTAGCCGCGCACCGCCGGAATCCTTTCCTGGGCGACGCCCAATTCTTTCATCGCATCGGCGTAGGCCGTCATGTCGGTCAACAACACCAACACGCGCTGGTTTTCCTCGACCGCCATTTTTTCGGCCACCGCCAAGGCCATGTCCGGAATCATCAGGCGTTCGACCAAGGGGTCGGACGCCTGGTTGACGAACATCACGGTGCGGTGAAAAACCCCGTGGCTTTCGAAAGCATCGCGGAAGAAATGGTAGTCGTCGAAAATCAAGCCCATGCCGCCGAATACCAGCACGTCGGCATTGGCCTGAAAACCTATCCGCGCCAATAATTCGTTATAAGGCTCCCCAGCCACCGAGAATATCGGAATCTTTTGACTTTCGACCAGGCAATTGAACAGGTCGATCATCGGCACCTTGGTTTCTATCATATGCGTCGGCATGACGCGCATGGCCGGATTGACCGTAGGGCCCGCCACTTGAATCCGCGGATCGGTCTTGAGTTCCGGGCCGCCGTCGATAGGATCGCCGGAGCCACGAA
Proteins encoded:
- a CDS encoding V-type ATP synthase subunit I yields the protein MSIVSLDKVTFIGMAEDRSLLLEDLQNLGCLHIQALAAKGDGTDGLAPVPAGAREALQFLHDCPQRRRQVSDSSRFDALETERKVLEVRQRLQALTDERDFLFKRIQDMRPWGDFEFSPLADMGDLRLWFYVVPHREMTLVRQLPLTYQIVKKDHRHNYLVVVSAGEPAGMPVGRVRIGSQSRRHLEARLEDVELAIEDAQAERAYLTRWYGLLRDNIAASEDKVALAAAERLSLKRSGLFALQGWAPTARIAELGDYARRRGIHIDVQAAQPDELPPTCLDNPSWLAAGEDLVNFYMTPGYRTWDPSPVVFISFAWFFAMILADAGYALILGAVLWFYWKRMGESAKGRRFRALCAAIVLCSLLYGMLIGSYFGVLPREGSVLDWFFVFDMNDSNRMMKISVCIGCLHILLATVMDALRYKGSLQALAPTGWALVVSAGLLFLLITSFGFEGLTMLPAGLAALGGVLVLLFSSPYEKPLPRLLHGLHGLTKFTAAFGDIFSYLRLFALGLASGALAIEFNHMAADIYQAMPGVGLVFAFLVLLLGHTINFLLGLMSGVIQGLRLNVIEFFNWGLKEEGTPFKPFRRTER
- a CDS encoding V-type ATP synthase subunit B — encoded protein: MSQIQNLARHTRLLEIVGDTVRVRAKGRAFGEMAIVENTDGESSLAKVVELDRDIVSLQVFSGGKGLSTGATVNFLGRSLDVVYSPNILGRIFRGSGDPIDGGPELKTDPRIQVAGPTVNPAMRVMPTHMIETKVPMIDLFNCLVESQKIPIFSVAGEPYNELLARIGFQANADVLVFGGMGLIFDDYHFFRDAFESHGVFHRTVMFVNQASDPLVERLMIPDMALAVAEKMAVEENQRVLVLLTDMTAYADAMKELGVAQERIPAVRGYMGDLYTQFAQRYEKACDFKGAGSVTILTVTTMPGDDVTHPVPDNTGYITEGQFYLHDGIIDPFGSLSRLKQHVIGKATREDHGQIMNTMIRFYSGAVEAQKKQAMAFELSPFDHKLLKFGGLFKQRFMDIAVSLPVIEALDLCWQTLAECFSKDELLMKKNLVDKFYPEQLAAEAGE
- a CDS encoding V-type ATP synthase subunit D, yielding MAKLKLSKHAMHEQQEQLKLYKRLLPSLDLKRRQLTLEAQKAEEEYAEALALSEALETRIGQELPMLADEGLRLRDLVVVKGYRLGEQNVVGVRLPVLQALDCQVADYSPLATPPWLDILVQRLKDAKTSRLRAEIAAQRLEILRVQLRRVTQRVNLFEKILIPTAHTHIQRIRIYLGETERAAVVASKLAKSKQLHERSALTEQAE